The nucleotide sequence TTTCATGCTTGCACTGGGCCTCGCTACCCTTGCCGGTTGCGCCTCGCCAACAGTGATCACCCTGAATGACGGTCGCGAAATCCAGGCCGTCGATACCCCTCAGTTCAACGAAGACTCCGGTTTCTACGAATTCGAACAACTTGATGGCAAGCGCACCCGGATCAACAAGGATCAGGTTCGCACCGTTAAGGACCTGTAAGTCTTGATGCAGATACAACGAAGCCCGCTTTTTAGCGGGCTTCGTTGTATCTGGCGCCTGGAACCGATCACC is from Pseudomonas mucidolens and encodes:
- a CDS encoding YgdI/YgdR family lipoprotein — protein: MTQRTIAAFMLALGLATLAGCASPTVITLNDGREIQAVDTPQFNEDSGFYEFEQLDGKRTRINKDQVRTVKDL